GCTATTTCTTCATCTCTTCTTTCTTAGAGGAACACTTTGATTTTCACGTGCAGAACTTAGAGTCACTTAAGTAAATATTAGATAGTTGAAGTAGGATACTGCATGGGATTTCCGTTCCTATAGACATGGTTTGGGCCATACCCATAGGAATGCGTCTCCCTGTAGCACCTTTCAACAGTGCATATCTCTACTTTATTTACCTACATTCCAAATGTCCACATTGCTTATAATGTGGATGTTTTTGTTTTTTAGAGTATATGAACTAAAATAGAAGGAACGAATTGATTTTTTACATAGGAGGGACAGTTACGATGGATCTAAAGAAAATGTTAGCCGATGAACGTGTAAAGCCATATGTTCTGAAAGCTCGGTATGGTATTGAAAAAGAAGGCCAACGCGTGGATCTTGTGGGAAATTTAGCGACGACAGATCATCCTGCAAGCATTGGAATGGCAGATGAACACCCGTATATTCAGCGCGACTTCTCGGAAACACAAATGGAATTGATCACACCTGTCCTGAACACACGGGACGAATTATTTGATTATCTGTCGGCTATCCATGATGTGGCATACCGCTCCATGGGCAAAGGGGAAATGTTATGGCCGTTAAGTATGCCGCCTGCACTTCCAGAAAAAGAGGAAGATATCGTAATTGCAAAATTGGAGAACTTTGAGAACGTTCTCTATCGACGCTCTTTATCTACTTCATACGGTCGTCGGAAACAAATGATATGCGGGATCCATTTTAACTTTGAATTTGGTGATGAATTGCTCAAAAAACTGTTTGATTTACAGTCGGAGATCGATAACTATAAGCATTTCAAAACCAATATATACTTAAAGCTCACAAGGAATTACTTATACTATCGCTGGCTTGTGACGTACTTTTATGGTGCCTCCCCTACTAGTGACGAGAACTTCTACGGCTGTGATGATCAGCCTAATGAACCGGTTAGAAGTATACGGAGTAGCAGATTTGGCTATGTAAATCACGATGAGGTAAAAGTTTCATTCAGCTCAATAGAGAAATATATTGAAGATCTATCCTGTGTCGTAAATAAAGGATTGCTTGTGGAAGAAAAGGAATTCTATACCGCGATGCGCTTACGCGGAAGCGAACGTGTAGAAGAATTTTTGACCGAGGGCGTTCGTTATGTAGAATTACGAAATATTGATTTGAATCCTTTTGAAACGAATGGAATCAGCTATGAACAAGCGGAATTCTTGCATATTTTCTCTCTGTATCTTCTGCAAAAAGATGAACATCCAGAGAGTGATGAGTATGGAAAAGTCGGCGATGCGCGGAATGATGTAGTTGCGCTTGAGCATCCATTGTCACGCACAGCGTTTGAAGCAGAAGCTTACGAGCTAGTTGACGGTATGGAAAAGTTGTCTAAGGATTTAGGCTTCCCTGTTTCTGACACGTTATTTAGCAATTTGAGAGCTATGCTAGAAGATCCTTCGAAGACTCTAGCTGGTAGGCTATATACGGAAAGTCAAAAGAGTAGTCAACGTCAGGTAGCTATAGAAATTGCAAAAGAAACCTACGCTAATCTTTGGGAAAAACCGTATGAGTTAACAGGCTTTACGGATATGGAGTTATCTACGCAGATTCTCATGTTTGATGCATTTCAACAAGGCATCGAAGTAGAGATTTTAGATCGACAAGATCAGTTCTTGAAGCTAAAACTACGTGACCATGTAGAGTTTGTCAAGAATGGTAACATGACGAGTAAAGATACGTATGTCTCTACTTTGATTATGGAAAATAAAACGGTAACGAAGAAAATTCTTCACCAAGAAGGCTATCGTGTGCCAGGCGGTGACGAGTTTAATACTATTGAAGATGCATTGCGTGCCTATGATATGTTTGCCAAGACACCTTTCGTCGTGAAGCCTAAAACAACGAACTACGGAATCGGTATTTCTATCTTTAAAGATGGGGCCAGTTATGAGGACTACGAGAAAGCAATCACACTCGCATTCGACGAAGACTCGTCTGTATTAGTAGAAGAGTTCCTCGATGGCACAGAGTACCGTTTCTTCGTATTACACGATAAAGTACTTGCCATCATGCTACGCGTGCCTGCAAACGTCATGGGAGATGGCATACACACAATTAAGGAACTCGTTGAAGAAAAGAATCGGGATCCACTTAGAGGTACAGACCACCGCACGCCATTAGAACTTATTCAACTGGGCGAGCTAGAGGTTCTTATGCTGAAAGGTCAAGGTTATCAACTGGATTCGATTCCTAAAGATGGGGAGATCGTCTACTTGCGGGAGAATTCCAATGTCAGTACTGGCGGAGATTCGATTGATGTAACCGA
This window of the Sporosarcina ureae genome carries:
- the gshAB gene encoding bifunctional glutamate--cysteine ligase GshA/glutathione synthetase GshB, whose product is MDLKKMLADERVKPYVLKARYGIEKEGQRVDLVGNLATTDHPASIGMADEHPYIQRDFSETQMELITPVLNTRDELFDYLSAIHDVAYRSMGKGEMLWPLSMPPALPEKEEDIVIAKLENFENVLYRRSLSTSYGRRKQMICGIHFNFEFGDELLKKLFDLQSEIDNYKHFKTNIYLKLTRNYLYYRWLVTYFYGASPTSDENFYGCDDQPNEPVRSIRSSRFGYVNHDEVKVSFSSIEKYIEDLSCVVNKGLLVEEKEFYTAMRLRGSERVEEFLTEGVRYVELRNIDLNPFETNGISYEQAEFLHIFSLYLLQKDEHPESDEYGKVGDARNDVVALEHPLSRTAFEAEAYELVDGMEKLSKDLGFPVSDTLFSNLRAMLEDPSKTLAGRLYTESQKSSQRQVAIEIAKETYANLWEKPYELTGFTDMELSTQILMFDAFQQGIEVEILDRQDQFLKLKLRDHVEFVKNGNMTSKDTYVSTLIMENKTVTKKILHQEGYRVPGGDEFNTIEDALRAYDMFAKTPFVVKPKTTNYGIGISIFKDGASYEDYEKAITLAFDEDSSVLVEEFLDGTEYRFFVLHDKVLAIMLRVPANVMGDGIHTIKELVEEKNRDPLRGTDHRTPLELIQLGELEVLMLKGQGYQLDSIPKDGEIVYLRENSNVSTGGDSIDVTDQISDDYKKIAVDAVAALGAKISGIDLIIEDLDVPAANPGAYGIIEANFNPSMYMHIYPYKGETRRLTTDILHYLFPELS